A region from the Chlamydiales bacterium genome encodes:
- a CDS encoding DUF1669 domain-containing protein codes for MLKHLALLLIISLAPLHAQKQQVEKEVCQVYFSPEDHLADRLIECINQENKSIMVAVYAFSHKKIAEALCAAKARGVEVEVIIDPYSLNFTASLDKMAEAGIPISIWDPLQSSARRVNGALMHDKFCLFGDKFVWTGSFNFTHKADNANQENAIVIHDKAIVKKFKKQFQILKERGCRAYPVRSRIKDR; via the coding sequence ATGTTAAAACATCTAGCTCTTCTTCTCATCATCTCACTGGCTCCTCTCCATGCTCAGAAGCAGCAGGTAGAGAAAGAGGTCTGTCAGGTCTATTTTTCCCCCGAGGACCACCTCGCAGATCGTCTGATCGAGTGCATCAATCAAGAGAACAAGAGCATCATGGTTGCGGTCTATGCTTTCTCGCATAAAAAGATCGCAGAAGCACTCTGCGCAGCAAAAGCGCGCGGGGTAGAGGTGGAGGTCATTATCGACCCCTACTCCCTAAATTTTACTGCTTCTCTAGACAAGATGGCAGAAGCCGGTATCCCGATTTCTATCTGGGATCCTCTTCAGTCGAGCGCGAGGCGCGTAAATGGAGCTCTTATGCACGACAAGTTCTGTCTTTTTGGAGATAAATTTGTCTGGACAGGCTCTTTTAACTTCACCCATAAAGCAGACAACGCCAATCAAGAGAATGCCATCGTTATCCACGATAAGGCAATTGTCAAAAAATTTAAAAAGCAGTTCCAGATTCTTAAAGAGAGGGGCTGCAGAGCGTATCCCGTTCGTAGTAGAATAAAAGATAGATAG
- a CDS encoding carbonic anhydrase produces the protein MEKLVNGILEFRQNLLSTYREKFAHLALGQFPDTLFIACSDSRVVPNLFASTNPGDLFVLRNVGNLIPPFATAINNATAEAAAIEFSLTNLPIENIIVCGHSECGAMQAILAGTDKIESPSLKSWLENCCCSHEQLATENGVKADLAPHNQLSQMNILQQMDHLRTYPIIQEKLKSGTLNIHGWYFDIATGDVYAYEEAFKRFIIIDETEAFQIIQRLNR, from the coding sequence ATGGAAAAACTGGTTAACGGCATTCTTGAGTTTCGCCAGAATCTTCTCTCAACCTATAGAGAGAAGTTCGCTCATCTCGCGCTTGGACAGTTTCCGGACACGCTCTTCATTGCGTGCTCAGATAGTCGCGTTGTTCCCAACCTATTTGCTTCCACAAATCCCGGCGATCTCTTCGTTCTCCGCAACGTTGGAAATCTGATTCCACCTTTTGCTACTGCAATTAATAACGCCACAGCGGAAGCTGCTGCTATTGAGTTCTCACTAACCAATCTGCCAATTGAAAATATCATTGTTTGCGGCCACTCCGAATGTGGAGCCATGCAGGCGATTCTAGCTGGCACTGATAAGATTGAAAGTCCAAGCCTTAAAAGCTGGCTTGAGAACTGCTGCTGCTCGCATGAACAGCTCGCGACAGAAAATGGTGTTAAAGCAGATCTTGCTCCACACAATCAACTCTCTCAGATGAATATCCTTCAGCAGATGGACCATTTGAGAACCTATCCGATCATTCAAGAGAAACTAAAAAGCGGCACCTTGAATATCCACGGCTGGTACTTTGATATCGCAACAGGCGATGTCTACGCCTACGAGGAAGCCTTCAAGCGCTTCATCATCATCGACGAGACCGAAGCCTTCCAGATCATCCAGCGCCTCAACCGCTAA
- a CDS encoding DUF3820 family protein, producing the protein MTKRPIYYDTETTGTRYDKDHIIEIAAFDPVQNRTFVQFVNPGVPIPPEATAIHHISDEMVKDAPSWKEVGRMFEEFCGTGIVLIAHNNDSFDKLFLEDAYKRAEMPVPQWTYIDSLKWSRKYRSDLPRHTLQSLREVYQISANQAHRALDDVMVLCQIFSQMIDDLSMEQVLELLSKPTKLDRMPFGKHQGKILSSIPKDYVAWLKTSGAFDKPDNKDLKEAFVKVGLL; encoded by the coding sequence ATGACAAAACGCCCAATCTACTACGACACAGAGACCACAGGAACACGCTACGACAAAGACCATATCATTGAGATAGCGGCTTTTGATCCTGTTCAGAATCGCACCTTTGTACAGTTTGTAAATCCCGGCGTTCCTATCCCGCCAGAAGCCACAGCAATCCACCACATCTCTGACGAGATGGTAAAGGATGCCCCCTCGTGGAAAGAGGTCGGTCGCATGTTTGAGGAGTTTTGCGGAACTGGAATCGTGCTGATCGCCCACAACAACGACAGCTTCGACAAGCTTTTTCTAGAAGATGCCTATAAACGCGCTGAGATGCCCGTGCCCCAGTGGACCTATATCGACTCTCTAAAGTGGTCTAGAAAGTATCGCAGCGATCTTCCGCGACACACGCTTCAATCTCTCCGCGAAGTCTACCAGATTTCTGCAAATCAGGCTCACAGAGCCCTTGATGACGTGATGGTCCTCTGCCAGATCTTTTCGCAGATGATCGACGATCTGTCAATGGAGCAGGTGCTTGAACTCCTCTCAAAGCCAACAAAGCTAGATCGGATGCCGTTTGGAAAGCACCAGGGCAAGATCCTCTCTAGCATTCCAAAAGATTACGTCGCTTGGCTCAAAACAAGCGGCGCCTTCGACAAACCCGACAACAAAGACCTCAAAGAGGCCTTCGTCAAAGTCGGCCTCCTCTAG